A segment of the Aromatoleum aromaticum EbN1 genome:
TTGCGCTCGATCACTGGGGGGGCTCGAAAGCGATGGAACGCACTTCGACGCTCAGCGTCGTGGGCGCACTGGCACGGCCGGGATCCGAATTCGCGCGCAGCAACGCCGAACTCGAGCGGCTTCCTGGGTTCGGGCGCGACATGGAGGCAGCCCGGGCCGAAGCCCGGCGCCTGCTCGCCGAAGCCGGTCAGACCGACCTCAAGCTCACTTTCCTGAATCGCAAGCCGTGGCCTTTTCTCGGGGTTTACCTGATCGACCAGCTGCGTCAGGTCGGGGTCACGATGGTGCAGGAGCAGGTCGAGGATCCGCAATTTTTCGCGCGCCGGCGGGCGGGCGACTTCGATCTGACCGTCGAGTATCTACCTGATTATCTCGACGATCCGACTGCCAAGTGGTCGAATTTCATCTCGTTCGAGCGAAATCCGTCCAATATCAGCCGATATTCCGACAAGAAGGTCGATGCGTTGATGGAAGAGCAGGCGCGCATTCCGGATCCTGCCAAACGCCTTGCCGTAATTCACGGGCTGGAGGAACACATCCTGAACCAGGGGTACACATTGCCGCTGTTCTGGGGGCGTCGTACCACCGTGGTTGACTCGAAACTGCAGGGGTATGTGGCCGCCCCGACCAACTATGTCGGTCAGGATTTGAGCCATTTCTGGCTAAAACACTGACTTCCAAAAGGCTCGAGCTGCAGCGCCTGGTGGATGAATATTCACTCTCGTCATGAAAGTTGGAAAAACGATGCTGCCGACGACATCTTGACCGCGTAGTAAAAAACACGCCCCCCGGCGGCTGGCCGATTGCGTCCGGCTGCGGGGGGTACCACGCAAGAAACTGGGATCGTCCGGCTCGTCGAACCGAGCCATAGCCCGCGTCGGGCTCTGTGGAGCTTGCGCCCTACGAAGGTTGTACGTAACAGAAGCGTGGGTTCCACTACGAAGCCTGGTACGGCATTGCGCAGGAATAGCGGAGAACAGAAGGATCTGATCGTGTTTGGCCTTGCCAACGACGATCTGCCTTCTGCTACTCGAAAAAGCTTGCCGGCAGCGACGACAGGAACTCTGAAAAGCCGCTGGCGCCGACCGGCACATGCTCAAGCATCAAACGGTAGGCGAGTGCTTCATCGCCAGTCATGATCGCGTCGGCAATTTTGCGGTGCGCCCGCATGGAGTCCTCGATCTGAGTGGGAGTTTGCAGTTGACGGTTATTGACGTTGTAGCGCTGGATCAACCGGCGCAGCGGCCGAACCTGCTGCGCGAGAAGCTCGTTGCGGCTGCCGGCGTAAATAACCTCGTGAAACCGCAGGTTTGCGTTGCTGTACTCGCCCACATTGCCGGATTGGGACGCTTCCAGACCTTGCTGCAAGACGCTTTCCAGCGATGCGCGCAGCTCTTCCGACGCCCGGCGAGCTGCGAGTTTTGCACATAACGCCTCGAGTTCTCCGAGCAGTTCCAGCATGTCCCGTAGTTGGGGAACCGACAGGCGGGATACCACAACGCCCTGCCGAGGTGTGATGTGCACCAGGTTTTGCGCGGCGAGCTGCTGGAGCGCTTCCCGCACCGGGGTTCTGGATACGGAGAACTGCGCGGCGATGGCGCGTTCGTCCAACGGCGTTCCCGGGGGAAGTTTTCCGCTTTCGATGTCTTCCTGCAGCGAGTCCCTGATCGAGGAAGCGAGGTTGGGCTTGACGGTTCTTCGTTGATCCATAGCAATCACCACTGGGATACAAATAATTAAAAGTTAATATACCACACCTGGCACAGGAAATAATATGCATTGCGGCATCGAGATGCTGTAATCAAGTTAAGGCACAAAACCCTATTGTGTATACCAGAGCGTATGTGCATAATACTTAACATCGTTCAGGAGGGTGCAGAATGAGACTGCGGGCGGTCTGCCGTTCCTCGCTGCATCTACAACACGGCTCATCCGCAGCGCGGTCCAAGTGCTCGCCAAGTGCCAAGTCCTCTCCAAATCATTCACAGATTGGAACGTCATGATCGTTAGCCGAGAATCCCGGACCACACCATCCGTGTCGCGCTTGCTGAAACCCCGATCCGTCGCGATTGTAGGAGCTTCCCCTGAACCGAGATCGTTCGGTGGGTTCGTGCTGGCCAATCTGGAAAACTTCGGCTATCGAGGCGATATCCATCTCGTAAATCGAAGCCGCACCCACATCCAGGGCAGACGCTGTGTCCCGAGCGTGGCCGATCTCCCCCACGGAGTCGATGTCGTCGTGGTGGCCATTCCTGAAGCGGCAGTTGTCGATACGGTGCGCGCTTGTGGTGAGCGGAGCGCGAACGCCGCCGTGATTTTTTCTTCGGGTTTTGCCGAATCAGGAGATGCAGGCCGGACCCGGCAGGAACTTCTGGCGACAGTGGCTGGCGAGGCGGGACTGGCGATTGTCGGTCCGAACTGCATGGGGCTCACCAATTTCATCGATGGCGTGCCGCTGACGTTCGAACCCATCGAGCCACTTCCGCGCTGCGACGGGCAGGGCATCGGCATTGTGGCCCAGAGCGGGGCGATGGCAGCGACGATTCGCGACGTGCTTGCAGGCAAGGGGCTGCCCATCACGTACGCGATCTCCACGGGCAACGAGGCAACGCTCGGCGCCGAGGATTTTCTCGCGCATTTGATCGAGGACGAATCGACCGCGGTCGTCGGGATGTATCTCGAGCAGATCCGGCGACCGCGCCGGTTCCTGGAATTGGCGGCCGCCGCCCGAGGTGCCGGCAAGCCCGTCGTCCTGCTGGTCCCCGGCAAGAGCGATCGGGCGCGCGAGGCGGCGCAGTCCCATACAGGCGCGCTGGCGGGCGATTACGCTGTAATGCGCACGCTGCTCGAAAGCGAGGGCGTCGTCATCGTCGAGACGCTCGATGAGTTGTTCGACACCGTCGCGATTCTTTCCCGTTTTCCGAACCCGCCGGCGAGCGGCCCGGCGTTCATGACGATGTCGGGCGCGCTGAAGAACATCGCGCTCGATCAATGCGACGCTCTTGGCCTTGCGTTTCCGGCTCTTTCGGCGACCACCGGGGCTGCATTGCGGGAACTGCTGCCGGCCTACGCGACGATCGACAATCCGCTCGATGTCACCACCGTGCATGTAGGGAGCCCTGAGGTGCCGGGGCTGGTCGCCACGCGTCTGCTCGACGACGAGAACATCGGCAGCCTCATTGTTTCCCAGGTCGCCGGGTCGCGCCTTTCGCAACTCGACCGGGCCAGGCACCTGGTTCCAGCCCTCGGCGGCACCGCCAAGCCAGTCGCGCTGGTGATCATGGGCGATCAATCGCCGCTGCCCGAGGAACTGACCGACGCCGTTCGCGCCAGCCGCGTACCTCTTTTTCGCTCACAGGACCGGGCGTTGCGGGCAATGGCCCACGTGACGGCCTACGCGCGGGCGCTGGAGAGGGCCCGTTCAGCACCGGCCCGGCTGGAGATTCGTGCCGGTGCGCTGCCCGGGGCCGGTACGGTGGCCGAGTATCAGGGCAAACAGTGGCTGGCTGCAGCCGGAATGACGATTCCAGCGGGTCGGCTCGCCGGTGACGTCGACGAGGCGACTCGAATCGCCGCCGAAATCGGCTATCCGGTCGTGATCAAGGCGCAGGCGGACGCACTTCCGCACAAGAGCGATGTCGGGGGGGTGATCGTGGCGCTCGTGGACGAAGCCGCGCTACGCCGCGGCTGGGAACAGTTGCACACCAATCTCGCGCAAGCCCGCCCCGATCTCGTCCTGGACGGCGTGCTGGTCGAGACAA
Coding sequences within it:
- a CDS encoding GntR family transcriptional regulator — its product is MDQRRTVKPNLASSIRDSLQEDIESGKLPPGTPLDERAIAAQFSVSRTPVREALQQLAAQNLVHITPRQGVVVSRLSVPQLRDMLELLGELEALCAKLAARRASEELRASLESVLQQGLEASQSGNVGEYSNANLRFHEVIYAGSRNELLAQQVRPLRRLIQRYNVNNRQLQTPTQIEDSMRAHRKIADAIMTGDEALAYRLMLEHVPVGASGFSEFLSSLPASFFE
- a CDS encoding acetate--CoA ligase family protein is translated as MIVSRESRTTPSVSRLLKPRSVAIVGASPEPRSFGGFVLANLENFGYRGDIHLVNRSRTHIQGRRCVPSVADLPHGVDVVVVAIPEAAVVDTVRACGERSANAAVIFSSGFAESGDAGRTRQELLATVAGEAGLAIVGPNCMGLTNFIDGVPLTFEPIEPLPRCDGQGIGIVAQSGAMAATIRDVLAGKGLPITYAISTGNEATLGAEDFLAHLIEDESTAVVGMYLEQIRRPRRFLELAAAARGAGKPVVLLVPGKSDRAREAAQSHTGALAGDYAVMRTLLESEGVVIVETLDELFDTVAILSRFPNPPASGPAFMTMSGALKNIALDQCDALGLAFPALSATTGAALRELLPAYATIDNPLDVTTVHVGSPEVPGLVATRLLDDENIGSLIVSQVAGSRLSQLDRARHLVPALGGTAKPVALVIMGDQSPLPEELTDAVRASRVPLFRSQDRALRAMAHVTAYARALERARSAPARLEIRAGALPGAGTVAEYQGKQWLAAAGMTIPAGRLAGDVDEATRIAAEIGYPVVIKAQADALPHKSDVGGVIVALVDEAALRRGWEQLHTNLAQARPDLVLDGVLVETMAEKGLELVVGARRDPDWGPVVMVGLGGVWIEALKDVRLLPPDLGEAQIVEELHHLKGAALLRGLRGSPAVDVRKVAAAVAVVGALMRTNPEVTEIDINPLVAYPDRVVVLDALVVCGPLRTLPLEEAL